From the genome of Bombus pascuorum chromosome 2, iyBomPasc1.1, whole genome shotgun sequence, one region includes:
- the LOC132916198 gene encoding zinc finger protein 227-like, giving the protein MAYDPRNIKYPSDMHNHQHNQPNITGYTYSGHPVTHVQQTDENRNENNCGNKETCPQISHQSSGTQTIQKVDAATMTDPLQIDFRLTSEYLARCSSTLGLPYVTKYEENSNNSTHNCQEIRPKIEFEVEPQHINGMLIYHCPECAYRFEDREALHEHLEDHRQRPHICDICGASLKRKEHLDRHKQGHNKDRPYQCNMCCKAFKRNEHLARHMIIHSGSKNQVCTECGKAFYRKDHLKKHLQSHNSSRSKNLNSSQNNQNSHNNGEEGLSSFAMMMRQTGPPPFSILRT; this is encoded by the exons ATGGCTTATGATCcacgtaatataaaatatccatcgGATATGCACAACCATCAACATAATCAGCCTAATATCACTGGATATACATACTCTGGGCATCCAGTAACTCATGTTCAACAAACAgatgaaaatagaaacgagAATAATTGTGGAAATAAGGAAACGTGCCCTCAGATATCTCATCAATCTTCGGGTACACAGACTATTCAAAAAGTAGATGCAGCAACTATGACTGATCCGTTACAAATAGATTTTAGACTTACTTCAGAGTACTTAGCACGATGTTCTAGTACATTAGGTTTACCATATGTAACTAAGTATGAAGAAAATAGCAATAATTCAACGCATAATTGCCAAGAAATTCGAccaaaaattgaatttgaagTTGAGCCACAACATATCAATG gTATGTTAATATATCATTGTCCAGAATGTGCATACAGATTTGAAGACAGAGAGGCATTACACGAACATCTAGAAGATCACAGGCAACGACCTCACATTTGTGATATTTGTGGTGCAAGTTTAAAACGCAAGGAACATCTAGATCGTCACAAACAAGGACACAATAAAGATAGGCCATATCAGTGTAATATGTGCTGCAAAGCATTTAAACGCAATGAACATCTTGCACGTCACATGATTATACACTCAGGTAGCAAAAATCAAGTTTGTACAGAATGTGGCAAAGCTTTTTATAGAAAGGATCACTTAAAAAAACATTTGCAAAGTCATAATAGTAGCAGAAGCAAAAATCTAAACAGTTCGCAGAATAATCAGAATAGCCATAATAATGGCGAAGAAGGATTAAGTAGTTTTGCAATGATGATGAGGCAGACTGGGCCACCtccattttctattttgagaacttaa
- the LOC132916192 gene encoding zinc finger and BTB domain-containing protein 49-like isoform X2, protein MNFPPFGSHFPGTIPSIHQFATDGSGGAGGRYANHFPNQPPIGVPVMGKYRPESNGVQSAQSQVMMNNKASYPNSNVHHYPNVPYSQAQPVQQRPSNSPGMPEKRSYHQDKDKNKEKKGDEQQRNGETTTNGSQQDYTMHQHHQQHAHTQTPATMPATWQSLATPGSTVADYLSHLPASTLPLSLHHFLKYSAESIKKESEMAQTTSVAVATTTTPNIMMSPNNKKKKKKKAPKEKKPRPKPGEIRLTTALDGSTLYCCPECHMAYPERELLEQHLLGHTLERRFVCDICGAGLKRKDHLTRHKQSHNPERPYVCTVCLKAFKRKEQLTLHFVIHSGEKRHVCTECGKGFYRKDHLRKHTRSHIARRVKAELSQNAGTQQNQQQNNVSNMQTTAVTASSVLSGGHPGPLLS, encoded by the exons ATGAATTTCCCGCCGTTCGGAAGCCATTTTCCCGGTACTATTCCTAGTATTCATCAGTTCGCAACCGACGGCTCCGGCGGTGCGGGCGGACGTTACGCCAATCATTTTCCCAACCAGCCTCCAATTGGAGTGCCGGTTATGGGAAAGTACCGTCCTGAAAGCAACGGCGTGCAATCTGCTCAGTCACAAGTGATGATGAACAATAAAGCAAGTTATCCTAACAGCAATGTTCATCATTACCCAAACGTACCATATTCCCAAGCTCAACCAGTTCAACAGCGGCCCTCTAATTCGCCTGGAATGCCAGAGAAGCGTTCTTATCATCAG GataaagacaaaaataaagaaaagaagggaGACGAGCAACAGCGCAATGGAGAAACTACAACAAATGGTAGCCAACAAGATTATACGATGCATCAACATCATCAGCAGCACGCTCATACTCAAACTCCTGCAACTATGCCTGCTACGTGGCAGTCTTTGGCTACTCCTGGATCCACAGTGGCAGATTACCTCAGTCATTTACCAGCTAGTACTTTACCGTTAAGTTTACatcatttcttaaaatattctgcaGAAAGTATTAAGAAAGAATCAGAAATGGCACAAACCACTTCTGTAGCTGTAGCAACTACAACAACGCCTAACATAATGATGTCCccgaataataaaaagaagaaaaagaagaaggctCCCAAGGAGAAAAAGCCACGTCCAAAACCTGGAGAAATTCGCTTAACGACGGCTCTAGATGGCTCTACATTGTATTGCTGTCCAGAATGTCATATGGCATACCCAGAACGTGAATTATTGGAACAACATCTTCTGGGACATACATTAGAACGAAGATTCGTGTGCGATATTTGTGGGGCAGGCCTCAAAAGAAAGGATCATCTTACACGTCACAAACAGAGTCACAACCCCGAACGTCCATACGTTTGTACTGTTTGTTTAAAAGCTTTCAAAAGGAAAGAGCAGTTGACATTGCACTTCGTTATACATTCTGGCGAGAAACGACATGTATGCACAGAGTGTGGAAAAGGATTTTATCGTAAAGATCATTTAAGAAAGCATACCAGAAGCCACATCGCAAGAAGGGTAAAAGCTGAGCTCAGTCAAAATGCTG GTACGCAGCAAAATCAACAGCAaaataatgtttcaaatatgcAGACAACAGCTGTTACAGCATCATCTGTTCTTTCTGGTGGACATCCGGGACCTCTCCTGTCCTGA
- the LOC132916192 gene encoding zinc finger protein 235-like isoform X1 → MNFPPFGSHFPGTIPSIHQFATDGSGGAGGRYANHFPNQPPIGVPVMGKYRPESNGVQSAQSQVMMNNKASYPNSNVHHYPNVPYSQAQPVQQRPSNSPGMPEKRSYHQQATETINQQDVCNLLQDKDKNKEKKGDEQQRNGETTTNGSQQDYTMHQHHQQHAHTQTPATMPATWQSLATPGSTVADYLSHLPASTLPLSLHHFLKYSAESIKKESEMAQTTSVAVATTTTPNIMMSPNNKKKKKKKAPKEKKPRPKPGEIRLTTALDGSTLYCCPECHMAYPERELLEQHLLGHTLERRFVCDICGAGLKRKDHLTRHKQSHNPERPYVCTVCLKAFKRKEQLTLHFVIHSGEKRHVCTECGKGFYRKDHLRKHTRSHIARRVKAELSQNAGTQQNQQQNNVSNMQTTAVTASSVLSGGHPGPLLS, encoded by the exons ATGAATTTCCCGCCGTTCGGAAGCCATTTTCCCGGTACTATTCCTAGTATTCATCAGTTCGCAACCGACGGCTCCGGCGGTGCGGGCGGACGTTACGCCAATCATTTTCCCAACCAGCCTCCAATTGGAGTGCCGGTTATGGGAAAGTACCGTCCTGAAAGCAACGGCGTGCAATCTGCTCAGTCACAAGTGATGATGAACAATAAAGCAAGTTATCCTAACAGCAATGTTCATCATTACCCAAACGTACCATATTCCCAAGCTCAACCAGTTCAACAGCGGCCCTCTAATTCGCCTGGAATGCCAGAGAAGCGTTCTTATCATCAG CAAGCGACCGAAACTATAAATCAACAAGATGTTTGCAATCTCCTACAGGataaagacaaaaataaagaaaagaagggaGACGAGCAACAGCGCAATGGAGAAACTACAACAAATGGTAGCCAACAAGATTATACGATGCATCAACATCATCAGCAGCACGCTCATACTCAAACTCCTGCAACTATGCCTGCTACGTGGCAGTCTTTGGCTACTCCTGGATCCACAGTGGCAGATTACCTCAGTCATTTACCAGCTAGTACTTTACCGTTAAGTTTACatcatttcttaaaatattctgcaGAAAGTATTAAGAAAGAATCAGAAATGGCACAAACCACTTCTGTAGCTGTAGCAACTACAACAACGCCTAACATAATGATGTCCccgaataataaaaagaagaaaaagaagaaggctCCCAAGGAGAAAAAGCCACGTCCAAAACCTGGAGAAATTCGCTTAACGACGGCTCTAGATGGCTCTACATTGTATTGCTGTCCAGAATGTCATATGGCATACCCAGAACGTGAATTATTGGAACAACATCTTCTGGGACATACATTAGAACGAAGATTCGTGTGCGATATTTGTGGGGCAGGCCTCAAAAGAAAGGATCATCTTACACGTCACAAACAGAGTCACAACCCCGAACGTCCATACGTTTGTACTGTTTGTTTAAAAGCTTTCAAAAGGAAAGAGCAGTTGACATTGCACTTCGTTATACATTCTGGCGAGAAACGACATGTATGCACAGAGTGTGGAAAAGGATTTTATCGTAAAGATCATTTAAGAAAGCATACCAGAAGCCACATCGCAAGAAGGGTAAAAGCTGAGCTCAGTCAAAATGCTG GTACGCAGCAAAATCAACAGCAaaataatgtttcaaatatgcAGACAACAGCTGTTACAGCATCATCTGTTCTTTCTGGTGGACATCCGGGACCTCTCCTGTCCTGA
- the LOC132916187 gene encoding zinc finger protein 805-like, which yields MNFTPFPGFTTGSLPTGTVHQFATAKFAQNLPTGGQVVGVLSGGEGGVHYLRPVDPNGFAVAQGGNNQQQQIITLPITVPGKDGTQQQQIQIQVVNPNVSQSGNSGDQPKYHLAPISLGQFPQGAATVLTVAYSQQGADGVQIQVQPQNTVATTQTSDQTTQSTSTAVTTTSQQTIQQTVQLPGAPEGLTVVAQIPQDLILREGMEESKEDVKEGTTPVALIKRGNIKNQGNQSGEEYITSMPASWQSLATPGSTVADYLSRLPASTLPLSLQHFLKFSAETIKREATIESSPLGADGLDASGSTASGEQAVQITVASGETAIIPDVVEEQESGTKPKRKKKYKKKPPKPKKPKPGQVSIVTALDGTTLFCCPQCNMAYPEKELLEQHLIGHKIERRFICDICGAGLKRKEHLERHKLGHNPDRPFICSVCMKGFKRKEHLNLHFVIHSGQKTEVCTECGKAFYRKDHLRKHARSHLAKRIKEDPSNIADTSQNSQQTEQQQQAEQLQQQADQLQQQSSVSELQQIQIQVGQGSQAQIHQIAVSEQSTVVLPTAAETGAMAMLHHQQQQQQQQQQQQQQQQQQQPQQQQQQQH from the exons ATGAATTTCACGCCCTTTCCCGGGTTTACAACAGGCTCGCTACCGACGGGCACAGTTCATCAGTTTGCAACCGCTAAATTCGCGCAAAACCTACCCACTGGTGGTCAAGTGGTTGGCGTTTTATCCGGTGGCGAAGGTGGAGTCCATTATCTGAGGCCGGTCGATCCAAACGGGTTCGCGGTGGCTCAAGGGGGTAACAATCAGCAGCAGCAAATTATCACGCTGCCAATTACCGTACCTGGAAAAGATGGCACGCAACAGCAGCAAATCCAAATCCAGGTGGTCAATCCCAACGTCTCGCAAAGTGGAAACAGCGGTGATCAACCCAAGTATCATTTGGCGCCAATATCTTTGGGACAGTTCCCCCAAGGTGCCGCAACAGTTCTTACCGTTGCATATAGTCAACAAGGCGCAGATGGGGTACAAATTCAAGTTCAACCACAAAACACCGTGGCTACGACGCAAAC GTCTGATCAAACAACCCAAAGTACATCCACAGCAGTCACCACTACGTCCCAACAAACTATTCAACAGACAGTACAGCTACCAGGGGCACCTGAAGGATTAACCGTCGTCGCACAGATCCCGCAAGATTTAATTTTACGCGAAGGCATGGAAGAGTCGAAGGAAGATGTGAAGGAAGGTACGACACCGGTCGCTCTCATTAAGAGAGGTAACATTAAGAATCAGGGGAATCAAAGTGGAGAGGAATATATTACATCTATGCCTGCGAGTTGGCAAAGTCTGGCAACCCCAGGGTCAACCGTGGCTGATTATCTCTCTAGATTGCCTGCTAGTACCTTGCCTCTTAGTTTGCAgcactttttgaaattttcggcAGAAACGATAAAGAGAGAAGCCACTATCGAGTCGAGTCCTCTAGGAGCTGATGGGTTAGACGCATCTGGAAGTACTGCGTCCGGTGAACAAGCAGTACAGATTACCGTGGCAAGCGGTGAAACCGCTATTATTCCCGATGTCGTTGAGGAACAAGAATCTGGTACAAAACctaagagaaaaaagaagtataAGAAAAAGCCTCCAAAGCCAAAAAAGCCAAAACCAGGTCAAGTGAGCATAGTTACTGCTCTTGATGGAACAACGCTATTCTGTTGTCCTCAGTGTAACATGGCTTATCCCGAAAAGGAACTCTTGGAACAACATCTTATCGGGCATAAGATAGAAAGAAGGTTTATTTGTGACATTTGTGGTGCAGGTTTGAAACGTAAAGAACATTTAGAACGGCACAAATTGGGCCACAATCCGGATAGGCCTTTCATTTGTTCAGTTTGTATGAaaggttttaaacgaaaaGAGCACTTGAATCTTCATTTTGTTATACATTCTGGACAGAAAACAGAGGTTTGTACTGAATGCGGTAAAGCATTCTATCGCAAAGATCACTTGAGAAAACATGCTAGATCCCATTTGGCAAAACGTATCAAAGAAGATCCTTCGAATATTGCTGATACTTCCCAAAATTCACAACAAACggaacaacaacaacaggcAGAACAATTGCAACAGCAAGCAGACCAATTGCAGCAACAATCTTCGGTATCTGAATTGCAGCAAATTCAAATACAAGTCGGTCAAGGATCTCAGGCGCAGATTCATCAGATAGCTGTTAGTGAACAGTCAACGGTTGTTCTTCCAACTGCCGCGGAAACTGGTGCAATGGCTATGCTCCATcatcaacaacaacaacagcagcaacagcagcagcagcagcagcaacaacagcagcagcagccgcagcagcagcagcagcagcagcattAG
- the LOC132916204 gene encoding uncharacterized protein LOC132916204, whose protein sequence is MTRANRKRGRDAEEEFSEFMPLSKRINNLHINGLSGMHENVTENMDTDCCGKSFMPSPNYSELSQGSPLYDGCSSSQSSYIAEYKPDLDAVENPFYYESNKLLFSLYMERVQRASDSF, encoded by the exons ATGACTCGTGCTAACAG AAAAAGGGGTCGTGATGCAGAAGAAGAATTTAGTGAATTTATGCCGTtaagtaaaagaataaataatcttcATATTAACGGATTATCAGGCATGCATGAAAATGTTACTGAAAATATGGATACAGACTGCTGTGGCAAAAGCTTTATGCCATCGCCAAATTATTCAGAGCTTTCTCAAGGATCACCGTTATACGACGGATGCAGTTCTAGCCAAAGTAGTTACATAGCAGAATATAAACCCGATTTGGACGCAGTTGAAAATCCATTTTATTACGAAAGTAACAAGCTGTTATTTTCCTTGTATATGGAACGTGTTCAGAGAGCATCTGATTCATTTTGA